A segment of the Rhodospirillales bacterium genome:
CCGAAAAGTCCTGGCCCGCCTGGATGATTTCCTCGGCCGGGGCCCCGACCGGCGTGAACTTGTTGAGGACCGGAATGCCGAGCCCGGCGAGCATGCGCGCCGCGTCCTCGACGTGATTCTTGGCCGCCGCCAGTCCGGC
Coding sequences within it:
- a CDS encoding universal stress protein; this encodes AGLAAAKNHVEDAARMLAGLGIPVLNKFTPVGAPAEEIIQAGQDFSVIVLADSGKRGFRRFVKGSVAQTVLRDAHHSVMIVR